A window of Oryza glaberrima chromosome 2, OglaRS2, whole genome shotgun sequence genomic DNA:
TCATCTTGTTGTCATCCTCACAAGGGTTTAATAAACCACAGATGCACAAAACACCAAACATAGATATCTAACAAGTGAAATTAACCCGGACAGAATTCATTTATTTCCCTTTTTACTTATATAGTTACTCCATGGACATAATGATATCAACTTTACcttcaataaaaataaacatcaaTGAGTATTCCATAAATCCATACTTTATGATTAACCTGCTTAACCTTCTAATGATGCAGGATCTAATGCACCACATGGGACTTTACATGGCAAAAAGCAGGGGTGCAAAGGTTGTTGACAGAATCATTATTTAAGATTAGAGGTGTAAAACTAACACAAGACTGTAATAGTGACCTGGATCGATTATCTAGTTTGGTTTTTATTGCTGGGACGATGATCCTAGTGTTCTCTTTACTTCTTCCTTTTATCTCTTCAATGTACAACAATCTGACATATATTTCTTTACTTCTTCCTTTTATCTCTTCAATGTACAACAATCTGATATATATTTGCGGTTGGACAGAATACTGATATTTTGCTAATGTTTCGTGCACGGTTGTGCGTAATTAATCTAAGGAATTTGGTATGGATGAGCTGGGATCACTTATTTCTGAGCCAAAAGCAGTTGAATTCCCAAATTGGATGTGTCCCGGGGCTTGGAGTTAAATCTGAAACTTTTTTTGTAATGATTATATACTTATCGAGCCATataatcgaaaaaaaaacacaagctgTTATATAACACGATTCATATCATGTTATCATGCAATATAGAACACGCATTACGGCTTAGAAGCAACTGTCAGCACAAGTTGGCAGCAAATCAAGCAACAAATTCTAAATACATCGCATTAGTTTATTCAAGAGGCTCATAGCAACTGAACAAGAGAGGAACAGATGAGATCATCATCAGTACAAATTTCCAATGTGATCTGAGCATCATCAGTACAAGGTTCTATTGATGAAATATGAATCCTACATTCCTCTGCTTTGAGGAAGAAGCCGAGTTGCTGCAGCAGGTTGACCGGCTGCAGTTCAATGCCTTGACAGTGTCAAACCAACGGTCCAAACCAATCTGATCATGTTGGCTTTTAAACCGGTAATTATGCATGGGAGATACATCATAGCATATATATCACATAGCTAGCATAGCATGCAGTCATGCACATAGTTAGAGAAGTTATAAAAGGTGGTGAGCATTTGTGAAATGAGTAATCCAGAGTACAATGATAAAGGTGCGTTAAACGAATCCAAGTGACTCTCAGGCACAAATGTAACGGACTGTCTCCTATGCTAATGGACTGATGGCATCATACTACGTACTTAGTGGCATCCCATCAACGTCGCCTTGGACAAAAATAGGACTCTCTGGACCTTCTTTTCCTGATCTAACCCCAAAACTCCCTGCAGCTAGCTAAGATCCTTGCAAGAACTAAGGTGCACTAAATTGGAGGGCCAGTGATTAGTCATTGTCATTGTTGATGTCAAGTTTTTCATCACCGCCCTCGGGGTTGTGTTGATGTTCATCCCTGGCACTGGCAACTTCATCGGGGTCCTCCTCAATGGGCTTGAACTTAACCAGTATGGCAGTCGCGTTGTCATTTGAGTGCAAGCAATGACCAACAAGCTTCTCACAAGTCTCGCGTAGATTTTCCTCCCCCTGCGTTGGTTAACATGCATACGTCAAGGCACAGGCCAAAAGGGCATAATAACAATTCTAGCAACAAATGAATGAACAGCGAAAAACATCCTACGATCTTCATATGTAGACTTTAGATTTCAATCTCTTGATAACAAAACGAAGCAGATCCATGCACATGTGTTCAGAACTGGAGTAAACTTTCATTGATTTAATTTAAGAGTGCATGCATGAAAGGAACTTCTAGAGAGGATGCGTTTTTTAGACAAATGGATCATATCAACCCGGCTTTTGGTGGAGTCCAAGATAACAAGGTTCTTACAACCAACTAAATAAGCATATAACTACTACACTTCGTGTTCTCATCACAGAACCAGCCCGCTAACATAATTTCAAAGCAAAAGCCATGTGCTTTTTTAATGCATTACTTCATGACATGTAGAGAAAAATAGGAAGGACTCACCGGACGTAATTCCTGACGCACAAACTGAACAACATTGTTATTTCTCATGCCATCcctgaaagagaaaaaaaatgtatttaagTTTACTATGTGAATATGAATAAAACTGTAGAAGAAACAAAAGGAAGAGACATAGCATTGCCAATGGGAAAAGTGTATCATATTGTGATAATATATGGTAGATTGCTGTCATTTATCAATATTAACACTGATACATCTTAGCACAATTCCTACAGGTGTAAATGTTTCATTTAGTGAGATGGTTCTTGAAGAATGATCTTGCAGTATAAGTCAGATATATAAGGTGATCAGTGGTCGTTGGAGTCATTTCCAACTTATTAAGCCTGTCAGATACCAAACCATCAAATTAAATAATTGTCTGAATACTATAAAACCCCAGCTAGTGCAGGGAATGACAGATGTCTCTCTTTTCAGTAGATTCAGCCTCTCCAAGGACATAACATTTAACTCAAAATAAGAATTCAAAAATCTTCACCACGTAAAAACATTCATAACTACACATGGTGGTGAACTAGATAATATACCAGTCCAGGTCACATCCAATTTTAATTAAAGCAAATGTACAAACCCTTGTGGAAAAAACAATACTGTCTTAGAAGCAAGTTAATTGTCATTGGAGTGGATATATTCTGCAAGAGATTTATTTAATCAGGAGCTAGCATAAAACAACAAATAACCTTTACTAATTTTATAGCAGAGGACCTACCAGACACCATCACTTGCTATGACAAGAAATTCAGTATCATCAGTTATGTTTTCCTAACAAAAATAAGGACATCTGATCAGaccaagaaaacaaatatatagtCATCTAAAATGGCATAGTTACACTTACGACGCGAATGTCAGGAACACATGTCACCATTTGCTGTGAAGGAGGCATATTTCTGTTCTGCTTATATGCAAAATCACCTGCAATGGTAGTAACGAAAATGTCAATTACAATGCTACAGATTTTGTACAAACAGCCaaaagaaaataagataaaattaTACCAATCGCTCTGGACGTGGCTAACATTCCTAGAATTCTTCGCAAAAATACATGTCCTCCTGCTCTTTGAATTCTTTCGCGTTCAGCTTCATGGTGTGGTTTGTGATCAAAGGATAAACTAATTGCCTATGGACAcaacagaaaaacaaaaagataaTAATTAGGCACCAATTTATTGCATTTGGCAAGAGAGAAGATCCAGGCAATAAGACATTTCACAAGAAACAAGTCACGCACCTGACCATTCTTTGAAAGCACGCAACGAGAATCACCAACATTCCCAACGATGATCTGATTTCCTCTAATGATTACCACACATGCTGTGCTACCTTCATATGACGGCGGAACGTAATCCTGAGGGGGCAACAATCCAGCTGAAGTGTAAAACTAACAATTCAATAGTTCCAcgaaataaaaaaatctaaaaaggtgTGCAATGCCACcagagaaaaaaatgatgtcCATACTCCATAAAAGAAGGGAACAAATGTAAGAAAGACATGATGAGTCCAACAAAGTGACATATCAAACAATACCATAGTTTGGGCAGTAGGATAACAACTAAAGTACAACAAGAACTTAACAAGCTTTTGGATTCTGACTCCATAAACATTAAACAAGTGCTTGATATGATGAGTTTGTATGAGAAATATATCACTCGGAACTCCACATCATATCTTGAGAGAAAAATATGGAATCCATATCACACATTCCTTCAAGATACTTCTTGCAGATAAGAATATGTGCACTAGATAACTAGAAATAAGATCATGATTAACTTTAATGCAGTTGGATGTGTAAAGAACAACCACGAAGTTTATATATCACCTCTGTGAAATGGTGGAGATTAGCACAAATGTTAGTGAGACAATTGCGATTAGCACAGGGATTAAGTGACTCCCTCCATTCATTTGATCGTTGCAAATCATCATCAAGTCTGCAATTAAGAAGGCAGGTGATTACATATTTTCATGTTTGCTAATCCAGCAAATGGTACTATATTTTCAAGAAAATGATTGCAATTATGAACACTTGTCCTTCCGTTTTCCACTATTGAGAAACATGAGTGCACAAAATATGTAGAGTACATGAAATAATTATGTAGAAAATAACCTGAAGCATACAGACGTAATTGCATTGGGCAGATTGTTGATATAGTCTACATCCTCAAGAAGCATAGTATGAAATCGTTTTGCACAGTACATTGCTACTTCAGCTCCTGAATAGAAAAAGGTAAAAAACTCAGCATGACTGTACAGATAGAGAACGAAGGATTGAAGGATGAATCAACTGTTATTATGTTCCTAATAGGAAACGCCGTCCTTTCTTTATAGAGGATTGTGACTTCTATGATATTTTAACCAACGCGTGAAGTGGTCTAACAGATGAATTGTTTGACATTTGTTAGAAAAGATGAGAATGAAGATCAAACCTCCATGGCCATCATAAACACCAAAGAATGACGTGGTCGCATCTAGATCTAGTTCAACTGCAAGCTAGATAATACGAAAGGTACAAATCAAGCTTGTTGTTTGATCACATTTACTTACAGGTAAACACCTTATGGCCATAAAATAGGGTTAAAAGAGTGCAAGATTACTCACTGCATCTTCCATGTGCGGGCGAAATCCTTGCGTAGTATATGAGGCATACTTAACTCTGTGATTCTCTCCTTCACTAGATGATGGTGATTGTTCTAGTGGACGGCTGGGAGATGCACCCATGGCAGAAGCCTCTTTCCTGTAAGGACTAATGTGAACACACTATTGTACTATCTGTTGAACCAAACATTGTTCAATACTGATCAGGGTCACTAAGACTTAAGAAGACCATGAAAAATGGCTTCAGCATttcagaacaaaaataaaaactccAAAGTTTGTGCCAAGAACAAATGCAGCAGCCTGCAGTGCACACGATATGAAAGGGGACAAATAATCACAGGCTAAGATTTCCCACTCAAATTTCAGTAACACCTGGTGCCGGGTAACAAACTACTTAACAGAATCGCACTTCACACCATACTGGGGAAGTGAAACATCATCAAGTGTTAGACCATTTAATGTGAGCTGCAAATAAAGATGGCTTGAACTTGATTGCTTGATAGTAAGTAAGAACTAAGAGACTCGTACATCTATGGATGTAAACATCTACTGAATGAAAAGTACTTTCATGAAAAACAGAGTAACACTGCTCGCTGGCACTCAACAGCAAGAACGGACAGGTTATAAATCAAGATCACCGAGTTTCCGCGTGCACAGCATCATCAAGAATCAACAAGAATAAGAGGAATCAACAGAACGTCAAAACCCAgtgtgggaaaaaaaagagaggaaagcaCACCTACACGCAGAAAGAATCTGGAAAAACATACCAAATTAAGTAAACGATAGAGACGAGCAGATATAGATCATCGAGCGGCCATGTTTACATCGATAACGCCAGGAAAAGAAACATCAAGAAAATGCGTAGGTAGAAACGGGTGCTACGATGAAGGATGAACTCATGAACTGATGAACACTATCCAGTTGCAAGAAGACGGACAGATACAGAATTACAGATTACCACCTCCTCCAACAGAGACCATGCGAACCGCAACAGCAGCGACACGGAAGCAGCAGTAGACGCAACAACAGGAACAAGGTGGAGAAGAATGATAAGTAAGATCGAAAATAAAAGGAGACAACGAAGATCACCATAGGTTGGTGCTCGtcacctccttctcctccaagAAAACTGCCACCATCTTCGAAAGCAGCAGGAACAGCAACAACAAGAGCAAGCaagaaaacgaagaaaaaagaggggaaagagatcaCCATGGCCCTCGGTGCTCGTCACCCTCCCTCCTCAAAGAAAACCACCACCAACCGCAACAACATCAACACATACCAATGCAAGAACACAGACCAACTTCAAAACCAACCGCAACAACATCAACACACACCAACGCAAGAACACAGGCCGCAGCATTCCAGACCAAGAGTAAAACTCTCACAGAATCGTCTCAAGATCGAAGACAAACACAACACCCAATGGTCTCGATCAAGTACTCCACAGGACCACGGCGAACGAAACGAAACAGCAAGAACTAGAAGAGCAGCGGCTACTAGCAACAGCATCACCAACACAAACACATGGAcattgaagaagagaagaaatctCACGGTTGTCTTGGAGCAGAGgaaagcagaggaggaggaggaggagagagtggGAGAGAGATCAAATCAAGCCCTCACCTCTCCGCGATTCCGCTGCGCTTGTGACTTGTGAAAATTGTTGTGGTTGCGAAGCAAAAGTGGGTGAGAGGAGCCAAAGCCttgcatgcaagaggaggtggggCACAAAAAGTAGTAAAACCAACCCAAAGCTTCCGTCTTCGGCCCGAGCGGGCGCATCTCGTCCGTTGGATTGGCCCAACGTGGCTGCTGCGCCTGATCCGACGGCCCAGGTGCGCCCCTCGTGCTGCCCGTGCACCTGGGCCCACTCGCGCGCTGCCTTGTGGCCTTCGAGGAgggattcctcctcctcctcctccgccgccgccgtagccgggGTATtggtcggcgccgccgagccgctCGGGAGTACAGGCGGAGGAGCCCCGAGGAGCTGCATTGAGGCCCACGCGCCGCcgggctcgccgtcgtcggccgctTAGCTCCACCCCCTTCGTCTtctgctccggccgccgcacAACCACAGCctcacccctcccctccggGGTCCAGGCCAGCGCCTCCTCGCGCTCGCGGGCTCGCCGCCCGAGCTGTGCGCCACGCCACGAGAGCATCGGAgcacgcggcagcggcggaagaAGGAATCCGGGTCGGCCATGTCGGCGAGGGCGACGGTGGCCGATGCGggaggtggagcggcggcggcggcggttgcaaGGCAGCACGCGGTGTGCGACGGCGCgtggagcaggagcaggagcaggaggaggaggaggagacattGGCGTAGACGGAGGGAgccccggccatggcggcgccggcggcgcggcgcggcaggcggcggccggacgTGGACGACGtgtggggaggtggaggagcggcggtgggatGGGAATGGGGAATTTCCAGCTCTGGTGGACTCGGGCTGCGCTTATCGCGCCAGAATTAGGCCCACCAATAATCACAAAACAGGCCCTCGTTTTAGTCCGCGGAAGTATTGGGCCTAAATTCAGACCGTTTAAACTCCTATGTGGGCCTAAATTTGGCCCGTTTATAATGAGTAGGACTGAATCTAGCTTTATCTACAACAGACGTATAAAACAGATCGACgaattagcacataattaatcaaatattagttaatttttaattaaattaatatagattttaaagcaaaatttctataaaaattctttttaaaaacattatttaacagtttaaaagcGCAAGCACGGAGTTGAAAAAGGGGGGAAAGAACACgtgatttatatattattcATGTACTTAAAACAAGTTATGAGTCACGCAGTATGGTTTATTACTGCTGGAGTGCTGGTTCAATGCCAATTATTATGCAACCAAATTGTGATTAATGAACTATACTAATTCACTCTTATCCTACACTAACAATAAAGTTTCGTTGCACATGATGCGCTAATTTTCCCAGTTAAGATGTTACAGGAAATGTGGAGCTCAGAGAAACCTCCTagagaaaaacagagaaaaaactTTACAGGGATTACCGGATTAGTACAACATTATCTCGCTCCTGCCATGACAAATGTTTGAATTCTATCCCCTCAATGAAATGCAACGACTAAATAATGGTGTATATATGTTGCCACTTACCAACGAAAACGAACTACGGTAAATTGAAACAATGCATAGTTACAAAGGATGTGTAACATTTGTTGTACACATTCAGAAGGGCAAAAAACCACAAGTTACAAATATGGGGAAACAATTCTAAACTCACTCACTAGAGGACACCTTCTAGTTATTTACATGTCATTCGAATAcgaaaatataaacaaaatagattaatatagaTCATTTCACAAATATACGTGCAAGATCAAATTCAATTTATacaagttgaaaaaaaacaaaattaatggtGGTTATCCGTTAACTAGGCTATAgtttaattggttttttccTGGTAGAAGTTGAGTTTTGACTTATATATTTGTGGAATAATatcttttataactatttagataacATAGAAGAAATATTCCTTAGAGTCTAAGTTTAAAATTCATACCTCAAATATGGATGTACACAACATCTGGGCCGTGTTAATAAAGATTGTAGGATCTTGCTGAGggggcaaaaagaaaaaaaaactcaagttGCATTGCATGGCAACCATGATGAACGAATTAACATAACATTGTTTATTACAAGGGATATCTGCTCCTACAGTCCTACCAATCTCGTCCTCGATCAACCGATCGACCACCGCGTTCTACATGGCGAGGAGATATGCAGCTGTACCCCGTCAGCTCCAGCATGCAGCTCCGTTCAGCGAACACCTCCCGAtgaagaccgccgccgccgccgccgccgcggacggcaGCTGGTAGCCAGGCAGCCGTAGTCGATCAGCGACAGGTCGGCGACGTCGCGCGCCAGCTGAGCTGCACCCGCCGTGGCGCCGTCGGCCGTTCTTCCTCTCCTCGGCTGCACCGGGTGAAGTCTCGAATGCGTCCGCGGTTGGGCGCGCTGGCAGATCAGCCGGTAGTCGAGCGCCGCGACCACGGGCGTTCTCCGTGAGGGACTGAGGGACACGTCCTGCGCCGACGTGAACCCGCCGTACCTTGCAATCCCCCTCCcataaatttcaaacaaaacaaactattgtgaagttagcaaaatttattcaaatttgataaatattgCTCAAATTTCCAATGTTGAtcgaatttaaataaaatttgctaaattcacacacacacacacacacacacacacacacacaagtcGGACATAGTTTTGTGTCAGGGGAGGGTTTgaatttcgaaccgaaattcTAAACGTGCGCATTAGACATTGCGGGTTCGCCAATGCATGCCCAGTAGGAGAAAGACACGAAAGTGTATACAATATATAGAGATCAGACTACCAAAAGCTAGTAAATTTGAATTGATGAATCACATTCTCCTATATTTCAACCAAATAACACACGCAGTTTTGGGTTTACAGATCAATGTACAGGCAACAACGCAAATTTAAGCCATCATATTCATGCATTGCATGCTCGTGCTTTTACAGACTCTTGTTCTTTCTATACATTGGCTATGGATCCTCGAAGAAGGgatatggattttcatccctcgagaaaatatcccctcgttgtttgcatgttagctaaatagttataaaaaaattgacaatatagattaatatgaattaattaaattgAAACATTGCACGGTTACATTTGTTGTACATCTATATGAATCCAGATTGATAAATCTAGAAGCAATCTTTCTGAGACAATGACTGTGAACAACACAATGTAACATtttttgccaatgtgttcacaaattacaaaaatacattTCTTGCCAGATTCTTGTAACTATTATCCATCCATCACCGGCTGATCACTGCGTGTTGAGCACGGTGAGGACGCAGCTGGAGATATCCTGAGAGCTATACCCCGTCAGCTCGTGCAGCTCCGAGCTCCACGGCAGCGCGCCCGGCGGG
This region includes:
- the LOC127762221 gene encoding probable protein phosphatase 2C 21 isoform X2, which translates into the protein MSPPPPPAPAPAPRAVAHRVLPCNRRRRRSTSRIGHRRPRRHGRPGFLLPPLPRAPMLSWRGAQLGRRAREREEALAWTPEGRGEAVVVRRPEQKTKGVELSGRRRRARRRVGLNAAPRGSSACTPERLGGADQYPGYGGGGGGGGGIPPRRPQGSARVGPGARAARGAHLGRRIRRSSHVGPIQRTRCARSGRRRKLWVGFTTFCAPPPLACKALAPLTHFCFATTTIFTSHKRSGIAERKEASAMGASPSRPLEQSPSSSEGENHRVKYASYTTQGFRPHMEDALAVELDLDATTSFFGVYDGHGGAEVAMYCAKRFHTMLLEDVDYINNLPNAITSVCFRLDDDLQRSNEWRESLNPCANRNCLTNICANLHHFTEDYVPPSYEGSTACVVIIRGNQIIVGNVGDSRCVLSKNGQAISLSFDHKPHHEAERERIQRAGGHVFLRRILGMLATSRAIGDFAYKQNRNMPPSQQMVTCVPDIRVENITDDTEFLVIASDGVWDGMRNNNVVQFVRQELRPGEENLRETCEKLVGHCLHSNDNATAILVKFKPIEEDPDEVASARDEHQHNPEGGDEKLDINNDND
- the LOC127762221 gene encoding probable protein phosphatase 2C 21 isoform X1; amino-acid sequence: MSPPPPPAPAPAPRAVAHRVLPCNRRRRRSTSRIGHRRPRRHGRPGFLLPPLPRAPMLSWRGAQLGRRAREREEALAWTPEGRGEAVVVRRPEQKTKGVELSGRRRRARRRVGLNAAPRGSSACTPERLGGADQYPGYGGGGGGGGGIPPRRPQGSARVGPGARAARGAHLGRRIRRSSHVGPIQRTRCARSGRRRKLWVGFTTFCAPPPLACKALAPLTHFCFATTTIFTSHKRSGIAESPYRKEASAMGASPSRPLEQSPSSSEGENHRVKYASYTTQGFRPHMEDALAVELDLDATTSFFGVYDGHGGAEVAMYCAKRFHTMLLEDVDYINNLPNAITSVCFRLDDDLQRSNEWRESLNPCANRNCLTNICANLHHFTEDYVPPSYEGSTACVVIIRGNQIIVGNVGDSRCVLSKNGQAISLSFDHKPHHEAERERIQRAGGHVFLRRILGMLATSRAIGDFAYKQNRNMPPSQQMVTCVPDIRVENITDDTEFLVIASDGVWDGMRNNNVVQFVRQELRPGEENLRETCEKLVGHCLHSNDNATAILVKFKPIEEDPDEVASARDEHQHNPEGGDEKLDINNDND
- the LOC127762221 gene encoding probable protein phosphatase 2C 21 isoform X4 — encoded protein: MGASPSRPLEQSPSSSEGENHRVKYASYTTQGFRPHMEDALAVELDLDATTSFFGVYDGHGGAEVAMYCAKRFHTMLLEDVDYINNLPNAITSVCFRLDDDLQRSNEWRESLNPCANRNCLTNICANLHHFTEDYVPPSYEGSTACVVIIRGNQIIVGNVGDSRCVLSKNGQAISLSFDHKPHHEAERERIQRAGGHVFLRRILGMLATSRAIGDFAYKQNRNMPPSQQMVTCVPDIRVENITDDTEFLVIASDGVWDGMRNNNVVQFVRQELRPGEENLRETCEKLVGHCLHSNDNATAILVKFKPIEEDPDEVASARDEHQHNPEGGDEKLDINNDND
- the LOC127762221 gene encoding uncharacterized protein LOC127762221 isoform X3, translated to MSPPPPPAPAPAPRAVAHRVLPCNRRRRRSTSRIGHRRPRRHGRPGFLLPPLPRAPMLSWRGAQLGRRAREREEALAWTPEGRGEAVVVRRPEQKTKGVELSGRRRRARRRVGLNAAPRGSSACTPERLGGADQYPGYGGGGGGGGGIPPRRPQGSARVGPGARAARGAHLGRRIRRSSHVGPIQRTRCARSGRRRKLWVGFTTFCAPPPLACKALAPLTHFCFATTTIFTSHKRSGIAESPYRKEASAMGASPSRPLEQSPSSSEGENHRVKYASYTTQGFRPHMEDALAVELDLDATTSFFGVYDGHGGAEVAMYCAKRFHTMLLEDVDYINNLPNAITSVCFRLDDDLQRSNEWRESLNPCANRNCLTNICANLHHFTEDYVPPSYEGSTACVVIIRGNQIIVGNVGDSRCVLSKNGQAISLSFDHKPHHEAERERIQRAGGHVFLRRILGMLATSRAIGDFAYKQNRNMPPSQQMVTCVPDIRVGWHEK